The following nucleotide sequence is from Nitrosopumilus adriaticus.
AGGGACTAGAATTTACAGATATTGACTTAATTACTTTAAAATTATCTTTATCCAATACAATTATTTCATTTTTAATCAAGTCTGAAATGTACAACTTGTTGTTGTTCTCATTTATTGCAATGTCCCACAATGACTCTCCAATTTTCTTTGAATTGATAACTTTGCCCTCAACGCCATCAATTATTGAAAGTGTGCCCGATATTTTATCTGTGACATATATCAAATGTTGATTTTTATCAACAGCAATTCTGGTGGGATTTGAATTATTTTCATTAATACTTATTGTATCCTTGATGATCATATTGGTTGCATCAATTACCGAAATTGTCCCTGATTCATAATTTGGGACATACAGATTATTCAAAAATGGATCAAAATCTATGTCTCGTGGAAAATCGCCAACTAATACTGAATCTTGACTAGCATACACATTTCCTGAAAAAGTGGTAATCCCAAATACCAATACTAGAATTGCTATCGCCCCACTATGTTTGAAATTCATGCATAAATTACAGCAAATTAGACTATAGGGAATCCGGAACTATTTCTTAAAATATACTTCCATTTTGGTAGAAAATCGTGTAAATGGTATGTGTTTTTTTATCCACAGATCATTATATTTTGCAGGATTTAACAAATCATCTGAGTTTGTTATTTTGTTCTTAATACTTTGTTGAATACTAATCCGACATTTCCTCTCTCAAATGGTTTTATTATGTAATCTCTAGCACCTGATTTCATTGCATCTTGAACAATGTGTTTTTGTTCAACAGATGTCACCATTATCACACGTGCATTTGGATTTACTTTCATAATTCCTTTTAATGCTTGAATTCCATCAGCTTTTGGCATGTTAACATCCATTGTAACTAAATCTGGTTTATGATTGATAAATTGGCGAACAGCTTCGACCCCATCTGGTGCTTCTACAATATCTGTTGCAAGTCCATTTGATTTTAAAATATCTTTTAAAACAGTTCTCATAAATGAAGCATCATCTGCAATTAAGACTTTAATTCCATTTCCCAATTTAATAATCTCCTGTAGATATGTGGTGAATCATTATACTTATTCTGTTTAGCAATCTCATATATTATCTTCATACTTGTATTAATATCTCAGAGTTTGTTTAGGAAATACAAACATGAAACAATATTCCAATTAAAGTGGTGGGGGAATAAATTTAATTTATTGAGTGAGGTATTTTTTGATAAATTCTTTCTTTGGGATCTAGTATTTCGAAGAATTCCTTTCCCTTAGTTCCAATCATTGATTCATCTTGTCCAAGAACTAAAATCCCTCCATCCATTAATGATTCTGAAAACTTTTTGTAAATACATTCTTGAGAGTTTTTATCATAGTATATCAAAACATTTCTACAGAAAATAATATCAAACATTTGTCCTGTAGTTTTCATCAAATCCATCTCCTCATATTGAATTTTGTTTCTGATGTTAAGTTTAACTTGGTAGTATTCCTCTGAAATTTTTTCAAAATATCTATTAATTTTGAGATTACTCACATTCACTAAATTTGCATTTCGATATACAGCTTTTTCTGCACGAATTAATGCATGGTTGTTTATATCGTTAGCATAAATTCTATAATCTTTCCCAGTTCCTTTCAACAATTCATGTAGCATTATGGAAATACTATGTGGCTCTTCACCTGAAGCACTGCCACAACTCCAAACTTTAATTCTAGAGAACTTTGATTTTTCAATTAACTTGGGGATGGTCTCCTTTTCTAATTTCTCCCAGACTTGAGGATCTCTAAAAAATTTTGTTACATTTATTGAAAATGATGAATATAGGGATTCTGCCTCATTACAATTACTTGATACTAATTCGAAATATTCTTTTAATTCAGATATATTTAGTATTCTCATTCTGTATTGTATTCGTCTTTCAAGAAAAACAGGTTTAAACTCTTGAATACTTTTACCTGTTTTTTTCTTAATCTCTGATATGATCTTTTCAATATAGTGACTTGTTTTGGATTCTATCAAGTTAATTTTCTCCAATATTTTTTTTCAAAGATTGATTTTTAGAATTGGATTCAACTTCTGTCTTTTTTAAATTAAAATCTCCTATCAGTTCGTCAATAGAATTGTTTTTACCGCCTAACAAATTTGTATTTGATGGGTTTTCATATTTTGGAACTTTTAAATTCTGATCTCTAAACGAAATTAGTTTTTTTGCATGTTCGGGATGTTGTATGATTATCATGTGAAGTTCAATATCTGTGACAGCGCCTGACAAACTTACATCTGTAACTATTACATCTTTGAGATTGCTATTGACATCGTTTGCTGGTTCTTTGATTAATTCTTTTAATCTCCCTTCTTTGAATGATGGAGTTGAAAGATCAATACGATACCCCGTATTTTCAGACAATGCATTGAAGAACGAACCTGTTAAAATATTTGCAACTTCTTGTAATGCTGACATTCCCATTTCATCTAATTTATTGATTTTTGTACCTAGTAGTTTTGATGCAATATTAATCGCATGATTCAATTTTATTGTGTAGAGTAATTCAATGTGGAGATCACCTTTACCATTTAATCTTACTGAGCACATTTTTATTTCATCTGATGAAAATGAAATTTTATTTTTAGAGTTATCGTTATTATATTGGATTGAAATCTTATGATTGATTGACTCGTTAAGAAGTGTGGATAGTGCACTGCATGTTTTATTTGTAATATATTCTTCTATAGTTCCTACCAATGTTTGAATTTCATTATTTTTTAATTTCATTTTTAATCACCTAATTAATTAACGCTGAAGGATCAATCACTAAAGCTACATCTCCATCAGGAAGTATTGTTGCATTTGAAAATAAATCTGATGATTCATTTCCATCTAATTTTTTTATGACAATTTCTTGATTTCTTTCAAAACCATCTACTAAAAACCCGTATTTTTTATTATTGTTTTCAATTACTATGACGGTTAATTCTTTATTCTCACTATAGCGGGTTTTCTGTATTTCCAAAAGATCATTAAGACGGATTAATGGTATAATACTATCTTCAAAATTAATGAATTCTGTTCCATGTACTACGTCTACCTCTTCATTTTTTATTTTCAATGTAGAAATTATGCTGGAAAGGGGAATTGCAAATCTTTCTCCAGATATGATTACCAGAAGTCCTCGTATTATCGAAAGATTTAGTGGTAGCGATAAAACTATTTTTGTGCCTATATCTTTTTCACTAGTAATTTTTACTGTTCCATTCACCTCTTCTATTTGAGATATTACGACATCCATCCCTACCCCACGCCCTGAAATGTCTGTTACTTCCTTTGCAGTAGATAATCCTGGTGCTCCAATTAATTGCATTGCGTCTTGTTCTGAAATTTTATCTGCCTCTTCTTGAGTGATTATCCCGTTATCTACTGCTTTTTCTTTTACTCTGTTTACATCAATTCCTTTTCCATCATCCTCTATGGTGATTAGAATATTTTCTCCTTTTCTTGATACTGTAATACTTATGTTGCCTGTCTCTGATTTGCCAAGTCTGATTCTATCTTCAGAAGATTCTATCCCGTGATCTACACAATTTCTTAAAATGTGCAATAGTGGATCCACCATTGCATCTAAAATACTTCTGTCTATCTCAATTCCTGAACTATCCATATTCAAATCTATGTTCTTTTGAAGTTTTTGTGATATATCGCGTACAGTCCTATTGCATCTATCATAAATTTGATTTATTGGAACTAGCCTAATTTTCATTGCCTGATATTGTAAATCTGTAATTAAACGTTCAATTTGAGTTGAAACTTGTTTTAATTCATTGTGATTTTTATTTTTTATTGTTTGTTGAAGTTGCATTTTTGATGTTAATAATTCCCCTACTAAATCCACTATGGAATCAAGATCTGACATTTTGACTCTAATTGTTGAGGATGAAATTTTTTTACTGTTTTTTTGAAATGGCATGTTTTTAATTTCTTCTTCAGGTGATTGCAATTTTTCTAAATAAGGTGTTAAATCTACTTTTAATTCTTCATCCATGATCATTTGCTGTAATAGATCAATACAAACAAAAAGTGCACTGGAAAGATCATGTGTTAGATGTTTTTCACCTTTTCTAATTTCATCAAAAATATTTTCAATATTTTTACATAGTTCACTTGTATCATTATAGGACATAGTTGATGCCATTCCTTTAATGGTGTGAGCTGAGCGAAAAACTTGATCTAAATATGATCTATTTGTGGGATTGTCTTCTAGTTGTAATAATGTTTGATTTATCAGTTCAACATGTTCTGTTGCTTCTGAGACATACATCTCTCGGTAATTATTATCTGATAAGATTTTGCACCTCCTCGGAAATTTTTGAAGGGATCTTATCTAATCCAAGTATGAAATCAGCTGCATTTAGATCAATTACTGCCTTTGGCATTCCAAAAATTACGCTAGTTTCTTTATTTTGAACAATCGTGTGTCCGCCTCTTTTTTTAATTGATTTCATTCCAAATCCTCCATCGTGACCCATCCCAGTTAGAATTACTCCTACCAAGTTTGATCCATATACTTCAGATG
It contains:
- a CDS encoding chemotaxis protein CheC; translation: MKLKNNEIQTLVGTIEEYITNKTCSALSTLLNESINHKISIQYNNDNSKNKISFSSDEIKMCSVRLNGKGDLHIELLYTIKLNHAINIASKLLGTKINKLDEMGMSALQEVANILTGSFFNALSENTGYRIDLSTPSFKEGRLKELIKEPANDVNSNLKDVIVTDVSLSGAVTDIELHMIIIQHPEHAKKLISFRDQNLKVPKYENPSNTNLLGGKNNSIDELIGDFNLKKTEVESNSKNQSLKKNIGEN
- a CDS encoding chemotaxis protein CheA, whose amino-acid sequence is MYVSEATEHVELINQTLLQLEDNPTNRSYLDQVFRSAHTIKGMASTMSYNDTSELCKNIENIFDEIRKGEKHLTHDLSSALFVCIDLLQQMIMDEELKVDLTPYLEKLQSPEEEIKNMPFQKNSKKISSSTIRVKMSDLDSIVDLVGELLTSKMQLQQTIKNKNHNELKQVSTQIERLITDLQYQAMKIRLVPINQIYDRCNRTVRDISQKLQKNIDLNMDSSGIEIDRSILDAMVDPLLHILRNCVDHGIESSEDRIRLGKSETGNISITVSRKGENILITIEDDGKGIDVNRVKEKAVDNGIITQEEADKISEQDAMQLIGAPGLSTAKEVTDISGRGVGMDVVISQIEEVNGTVKITSEKDIGTKIVLSLPLNLSIIRGLLVIISGERFAIPLSSIISTLKIKNEEVDVVHGTEFINFEDSIIPLIRLNDLLEIQKTRYSENKELTVIVIENNNKKYGFLVDGFERNQEIVIKKLDGNESSDLFSNATILPDGDVALVIDPSALIN
- a CDS encoding response regulator, whose protein sequence is MGNGIKVLIADDASFMRTVLKDILKSNGLATDIVEAPDGVEAVRQFINHKPDLVTMDVNMPKADGIQALKGIMKVNPNARVIMVTSVEQKHIVQDAMKSGARDYIIKPFERGNVGLVFNKVLRTK
- a CDS encoding CheR family methyltransferase, yielding MIESKTSHYIEKIISEIKKKTGKSIQEFKPVFLERRIQYRMRILNISELKEYFELVSSNCNEAESLYSSFSINVTKFFRDPQVWEKLEKETIPKLIEKSKFSRIKVWSCGSASGEEPHSISIMLHELLKGTGKDYRIYANDINNHALIRAEKAVYRNANLVNVSNLKINRYFEKISEEYYQVKLNIRNKIQYEEMDLMKTTGQMFDIIFCRNVLIYYDKNSQECIYKKFSESLMDGGILVLGQDESMIGTKGKEFFEILDPKERIYQKIPHSIN